A window of the Pogona vitticeps strain Pit_001003342236 chromosome 4, PviZW2.1, whole genome shotgun sequence genome harbors these coding sequences:
- the MAFB gene encoding transcription factor MafB produces the protein MAGELSIGPDLPTSPLAMEYVNDFDLMKFDVKKEPLGRADRSGRHCTRLQPAGSVSSTPISTPCSSVPSSPSFSPTEQKTHLEDLYWMANSYPQMNPEALNLTPEDAVEALIGSHQVPQQLQSFETFRAAAAHHHHHHHHQHHHHQYPGVTHEDLSGNGHPHHHHHPHHHQPSPTPSTASSSSQQLQNTHQPHPSSSSSSSSSSSSSVEDRFSDDQLVSMSVRELNRHLRGFTKDEVIRLKQKRRTLKNRGYAQSCRYKRVQQKHHLENEKTQLIQQVEQLKQEVTRLARERDAYKLKCEKLASNSFREAGSTSDNPSSPEFFM, from the coding sequence ATGGCTGGCGAGCTGAGCATCGGCCCCGACCTGCCCACTAGCCCTCTGGCCATGGAGTACGTCAATGACTTTGACCTGATGAAGTTCGACGTGAAGAAGGAGCCCCTGGGCAGAGCGGATCGCTCGGGCAGGCACTGCACGCGCCTCCAGCCGGCTGGATCGGTCTCCTCCACCCCCATCAGCACCCCTTGCAGCTCGGTGCCCTCTTCGCCCAGCTTCAGCCCGACCGAGCAGAAGACCCACCTGGAGGACCTCTACTGGATGGCCAACAGCTACCCGCAGATGAACCCCGAGGCCCTCAACCTCACCCCGGAGGACGCGGTGGAGGCCCTCATCGGCTCCCACCAGGTGCCCCAGCAGCTCCAGAGCTTCGAGACTTTCCGGGCTGCggctgcccaccaccaccaccatcaccaccatcagcATCACCACCATCAGTACCCCGGGGTGACCCACGAAGACCTGTCCGGCAACGggcatccccaccaccaccatcaccctcaCCATCACCAGCCGTCTCCCaccccttccactgcctccagctCCTCCCAGCAGCTCCAGAACACGCACCAACctcacccctcctcctcctcctcttcctcctcttcgtctTCCAGTAGCGTGGAGGACCGGTTCTCCGATGACCAGCTGGTCTCCATGTCAGTGCGAGAGCTGAACCGGCACCTGAGGGGCTTCACCAAGGATGAGGTGATACGCCTCAAGCAGAAGAGGAGGACCTTGAAGAACAGAGGCTATGCCCAGTCTTGCAGGTACAAGCGGGTCCAGCAGAAGCACCACCTGGAGAACGAGAAGACCCAACTCATCCAGCAGGTGGAACAGCTCAAGCAAGAAGTGACCCGGCTGGCCAGAGAAAGAGACGCCTACAAGCTCAAGTGCGAGAAACTGGCCAGCAATAGCTTCCGAGAGGCCGGATCCACCAGTGACAACCCGTCTTCCCCGGAGTTCTTCATGTGA